One window of the Camelus ferus isolate YT-003-E chromosome 12, BCGSAC_Cfer_1.0, whole genome shotgun sequence genome contains the following:
- the AMHR2 gene encoding anti-Muellerian hormone type-2 receptor isoform X2 — MLPAPTATSISMMLGCLGLWALLPAAVQAPPSRRTCVFFEAPGVRGSAKTLGKLLGAGPGPPRVIRCLYSRCCFGIWNLTQDQDQAQVEMQGESIWMALVLLGLVLLLLLLLSSIILALLQRNACRVQGGPEPEPEPEADPDSGRDWSAELPELPELCFSQVIREGGHAMVWAGQLRGKLVAIKAFPLRAVAQFQAERALYELPGLQHDHIVRFIAASRGSPGPLPCGPLLVLELHPKGSLCHYLTQHTSDWGRSLRMALSLAQGLAFLHEERWQDGQYKPGIAHRDLSSQNVLIRDDGSCVIGDLGLALVLPGLAQPPTWAPTQPRGPAAIMEAGTQRYMAPELLDKTLDLQDWGTALRRADVYSLALLLWEILSRCPDLRPDSRPPPFQLAYEAELGSTPTTCELWTLAVEERRRPYIPSTWCCFTTDPGGLRELLEDCWDADPEARLTAECVQQRLTALARPQEAHPFLEG; from the exons ATGCTCCCAGCTCCCACTGCCACCTCCATCAGCATGATGCTGGGGTGTCTGGGGCTCTGGGCACTGCTTCCCGCGGCTGTGCAAG CGCCCCCAAGCAGGCGGACCTGTGTGTTCTTTGAGGCCCCTGGAGTGCGGGGAAGTGCAAAGACACTGGGGAAGCTGCTGGGTGCGGGACCAGGCCCCCCCAGGGTTATCCGCTGCCTCTACAGCCGCTGCTGCTTTGGGATCTGGAACCTGACCCAAGACCAAGACCAGGCCCAGGTGGAGATGCAAG GGGAGTCCATCTGGATGGCGCTGGTGCTGCTGGGGCtggttctcctcctcctgctgctgctgagcAGCATCATTTTGG ccctgctccaacGGAATGCCTGCCGAGTGCAAGGTGGGCcagagccggagccggagccagAGGCAGACCCAGACTCGGGCAGGGACTGGAGTGCCGAGCTGCCCGAGCTGCCCGAGCTGTGCTTCTCCCAG GTAATCCGGGAAGGAGGTCATGCAATGGTGTGGGCTGGGCAGCTGCGAGGCAAGCTGGTAGCCATCAAGGCCTTCCCCCTGAGGGCTGTGGCCCAGTTCCAAGCCGAGAGAGCACTGTATGAGCTGCCAGGCCTACAGCATGACCACATTGTCCGCTTTATCGCCGCCAGCAGGGGcagccctggccccctgccctgtGGGCCCCTGCTGGTGCTGGAACTGCACCCCAAG ggctccctgtgCCACTACCTGACCCAGCATACCAGTGACTGGGGAAGATCTCTGCGGATGGCGCTgtccctggcccagggcctggcgtTTCTCCATGAGGAACGCTGGCAGGATG GCCAGTATAAACCAGGTATCGCCCACAGAGATCTGAGCAGCCAGAACGTGCTCATTCGGGATGACGGGTCGTGCGTCATTGGAGACCTGGGCCTTGCCTTGGTGCTCCCTGGCCTCGCTCAGCCCCCAACCTGGGCCCCTACTCAACCCCGAGGCCCAGCTGCCATCATGGAG GCTGGCACCCAGAGGTACATGGCACCGGAGCTCTTGGACAAGACTCTAGACCTACAGGACTGGGGCACAGCCCTCAGGCGAGCGGATGTTTACTCTCTGGCTCTGCTCCTATGGGAGATCCTGAGCCGCTGTCCAGATTTGCGACCTG ACAGCAGACCACCACCCTTCCAACTGGCCTATGAGGCAGAACTGGGTAGCACCCCCACCACCTGTGAGCTATGGACCTTGGCAGTGGAGGAGAGAAGGCGCCCCTACATCCCGTCCACCTGGTGTTGCTTCACCACA GACCCTGGTGGCCTGAGAGAGCTCCTGGAGGACTGCTGGGACGCAGACCCAGAAGCACGGCTGACAGCTGAGTGTGTCCAGCAGCGCCTGACCGCCCTGGCCCGTCCTCAGGAGGCCCACCCCTTCCTAGAGGGCTGA
- the AMHR2 gene encoding anti-Muellerian hormone type-2 receptor isoform X1: MLPAPTATSISMMLGCLGLWALLPAAVQAPPSRRTCVFFEAPGVRGSAKTLGKLLGAGPGPPRVIRCLYSRCCFGIWNLTQDQDQAQVEMQGCWDSDEPGCESPHCDPSPRAHPSPSSTLFTCSCSTDFCNANYSHLPPPGIPGIPGSQGPQAIPGESIWMALVLLGLVLLLLLLLSSIILALLQRNACRVQGGPEPEPEPEADPDSGRDWSAELPELPELCFSQVIREGGHAMVWAGQLRGKLVAIKAFPLRAVAQFQAERALYELPGLQHDHIVRFIAASRGSPGPLPCGPLLVLELHPKGSLCHYLTQHTSDWGRSLRMALSLAQGLAFLHEERWQDGQYKPGIAHRDLSSQNVLIRDDGSCVIGDLGLALVLPGLAQPPTWAPTQPRGPAAIMEAGTQRYMAPELLDKTLDLQDWGTALRRADVYSLALLLWEILSRCPDLRPDSRPPPFQLAYEAELGSTPTTCELWTLAVEERRRPYIPSTWCCFTTDPGGLRELLEDCWDADPEARLTAECVQQRLTALARPQEAHPFLEG; this comes from the exons ATGCTCCCAGCTCCCACTGCCACCTCCATCAGCATGATGCTGGGGTGTCTGGGGCTCTGGGCACTGCTTCCCGCGGCTGTGCAAG CGCCCCCAAGCAGGCGGACCTGTGTGTTCTTTGAGGCCCCTGGAGTGCGGGGAAGTGCAAAGACACTGGGGAAGCTGCTGGGTGCGGGACCAGGCCCCCCCAGGGTTATCCGCTGCCTCTACAGCCGCTGCTGCTTTGGGATCTGGAACCTGACCCAAGACCAAGACCAGGCCCAGGTGGAGATGCAAG GATGCTGGGACAGCGACGAGCCAGGCTGTGAGTCCCCCCACTGTGACCCAAGCCCCAGAGCCCATCCTAGCCCCAGCTCTACTCTCTTCACCTGCTCCTGTAGCACTGACTTCTGCAATGCCAATTACAGCCATCTGCCTCCTCCGGGGATCCCTGGGATTCCTGGTTCCCAGGGTCCCCAGGCCATCCCAG GGGAGTCCATCTGGATGGCGCTGGTGCTGCTGGGGCtggttctcctcctcctgctgctgctgagcAGCATCATTTTGG ccctgctccaacGGAATGCCTGCCGAGTGCAAGGTGGGCcagagccggagccggagccagAGGCAGACCCAGACTCGGGCAGGGACTGGAGTGCCGAGCTGCCCGAGCTGCCCGAGCTGTGCTTCTCCCAG GTAATCCGGGAAGGAGGTCATGCAATGGTGTGGGCTGGGCAGCTGCGAGGCAAGCTGGTAGCCATCAAGGCCTTCCCCCTGAGGGCTGTGGCCCAGTTCCAAGCCGAGAGAGCACTGTATGAGCTGCCAGGCCTACAGCATGACCACATTGTCCGCTTTATCGCCGCCAGCAGGGGcagccctggccccctgccctgtGGGCCCCTGCTGGTGCTGGAACTGCACCCCAAG ggctccctgtgCCACTACCTGACCCAGCATACCAGTGACTGGGGAAGATCTCTGCGGATGGCGCTgtccctggcccagggcctggcgtTTCTCCATGAGGAACGCTGGCAGGATG GCCAGTATAAACCAGGTATCGCCCACAGAGATCTGAGCAGCCAGAACGTGCTCATTCGGGATGACGGGTCGTGCGTCATTGGAGACCTGGGCCTTGCCTTGGTGCTCCCTGGCCTCGCTCAGCCCCCAACCTGGGCCCCTACTCAACCCCGAGGCCCAGCTGCCATCATGGAG GCTGGCACCCAGAGGTACATGGCACCGGAGCTCTTGGACAAGACTCTAGACCTACAGGACTGGGGCACAGCCCTCAGGCGAGCGGATGTTTACTCTCTGGCTCTGCTCCTATGGGAGATCCTGAGCCGCTGTCCAGATTTGCGACCTG ACAGCAGACCACCACCCTTCCAACTGGCCTATGAGGCAGAACTGGGTAGCACCCCCACCACCTGTGAGCTATGGACCTTGGCAGTGGAGGAGAGAAGGCGCCCCTACATCCCGTCCACCTGGTGTTGCTTCACCACA GACCCTGGTGGCCTGAGAGAGCTCCTGGAGGACTGCTGGGACGCAGACCCAGAAGCACGGCTGACAGCTGAGTGTGTCCAGCAGCGCCTGACCGCCCTGGCCCGTCCTCAGGAGGCCCACCCCTTCCTAGAGGGCTGA